In Myxocyprinus asiaticus isolate MX2 ecotype Aquarium Trade chromosome 32, UBuf_Myxa_2, whole genome shotgun sequence, one genomic interval encodes:
- the LOC127423404 gene encoding charged multivesicular body protein 6-like, producing the protein MGNLFGKKKATRVTEQDKAVLQLKQQRDKLKQYQKKIAFQMDKERQLAKQLLKDGKKEKALLLLKKKRYQDQLLDKTENHICNLERLVQDIEFSQIEMKVIEGLKVGNDCLKKMHEMLSIDEVERIMDETHDAIEYQKQIDELLVGSLTQEDEDAVLAELEAITQGDADLELPEVPGEELPEVPEQDPVREKERVKKKPEREMLAV; encoded by the exons ATGGGAAATCTTTTCGGGAAAAAGAAAGCAACTCGTGTGACCGAACAAGACAAAGCTGTTCTG CAACTGAAGCAGCAGAGAGATAAACTGAAGCAGTATCAGAAGAAGATTGCGTTTCAGATGGATAAAGAGCGACAACTGGCCAAACAGTTGTTGAAAGATGGAAAGAAAGA gaAAGCACTTCTACTCCTCAAAAAGAAACGCTACCAGGATCAACTGCTGGACAAAACAGAAAATCATATATGCAACCTGGAGCGGCTG GTACAGGATATTGAATTTTCCCAAATAGAGATGAAAGTCATTGAAGGACTGAAGGTTGGCAACGACTGCCTGAAGAAAATGCATGAG ATGCTGTCCATAGATGAGGTGGAGAGGATCATGGATGAAACACATGATGCTATTGAGTATCAGAAG CAAATTGATGAGTTGCTAGTGGGATCTCTGACCCAGGAGGATGAGGACGCTGTGCTCGCAGAGCTGGAGGCCATTACTCAG GGAGATGCTGACCTTGAACTTCCTGAGGTTCCTGGAGAAGAACTACCAGAGGTTCCAGAGCAAGATCCAG TGCGGGAGAAAGAGAGGGTGAAGAAGAAGCCAGAGCGAGAGATGCTGGCAGTGTAA